The following is a genomic window from Engystomops pustulosus chromosome 11, aEngPut4.maternal, whole genome shotgun sequence.
ttttgttttctctgaatgttacagagaccccccggatgggaagaggctattggaagctcaattcgtctctcctggaagaagcggagatcagacaatcctttgaggactttcttcagagccaggtaccattgctgggcctttgtagcagtaagtcagagtggtgggagatgctcaagaaaagggtggcgagattcttccgccagctttcgagcctcaggagcctggacaggtaccgcctgtatcagggcctgaggaggaaactcgagcatctcgtctcgactggaggtagtcgtgaggacatctccagagtgaaatccttgctgaagaggtgtcagtacgatagacacgcatctttggtttttgagagggattacgggaaataccgctcgcccgacccttacagaaactgcaagatgtcagtgaatggtaaagttgtcacgggactggttgacagtacgggatccctgaaaaggtccagatcagggattctggaggtcgtcagatccttctactcgcacctcttgggtaggaaggatctagatcgggatgtgatgtcggctttcctggctgaaactgtccctgagccaggagtagacccctctcttgatgttttgaccgaagtgatcagggaagaggaagtcagcctggcgattgaagggctcgccctcaagaaatcgccaggtccggatggcttaacatccgagttttataagacctttaaggacgccttggttcccctcttgactgaggtattcaatgagtgtctttcctcgggcgctctgccgaagtcaatgaggaggtcagccctgatcattctgtcaaagggtaaggaccgatctcgtattgagaactggcgtcccatagcgcttctcaatacggacagaaaggttttggcaaaggtgctgtttaatcggctggtgcagtttgcgccccggctcctttcggggacccagcactgctctgttccaggccgcagtacatttagtgctgtgctctgtgtccgggaggcagtggagcagggcagggctggtaactggaaggggtacttgctgtccttggatcaggcaaaagcgtttgatcgggttaaccacgagtacctctggtctgtccttctgaggtatggcctgccgggtgggtttgtcaattggcttaaggttttgtacgcaggggcagagagtttcccgcttgtgaacggttggattggccgctcttttgaggtcgggtctggtgttcgccagggttgtcctctgagcccacttttatacgtgttcgcgattgacccattccttaggagggttgatcgtgggccgttggtgggagtcgggatggatcgggcagcaccggaagccactcttagagtggtagcgtatgccgatgatgtcaccgttttcgtgtcctcgggaggggaggcgcaatgggtgatgtcagaggttgaccgctactcagaggcttctgggtccaagatcaaccgggataagtgtgagagtctctggctgggagagggaggtccaggttttgatctcccggacactcttccagggccccaggactctgccaaagttctcggcatcgaatttggccagggggattaccccatgcaaaactgggacggcaggcttaagatcgccgctcagagggtggaccagtggaagggttggtctttgaccctcagagaaagggttaatctgatcaaaacctacctgctcccgttgatgatttatctgggcagtgtgtgcatgttgccagaacccctctggactcgggtctacagtctgttcttccagctgttatgggggaataggctgaaccttatcaagagggaggttacttaccgcacgaggagacaaggagggttgtgtatggtcaaccctgtggtgttcctagtgaatacctttcttaagatcaatgttgcaaacctctggaaagagagggctcctccgtgggtatactcctgcaggggatggtttaggcctttcttccaggaatgggagacaggagggcaagtgaaggatcttcgtacaccgcatgggcatcttccggcttacgctaccccggttctgaaggtgattcgccggtggggtctgggaatgtgggagatcaggaccatgtcgaggaaagtccttgacaagagggttctgttgacccatttccagaagcctctggccctcagggattgcccaagtcgggatcttggggtgggtttgagtttattgaattccatcaggatccccttgaagttttgggacgtgacttggcgctgcttccatggaaagctgtgtgtgagggacaatctgaagtgtaggagctctgaggaaaggggttgtccccgggaggagtgcggtggtctgctggagagcatggaccacttcctgcttcagtgcccctttaacacagaggtgtacaaccgggtgggcgcttccatccattggcccgggttggccggtctctcctatgcggagtgggcctatggagcattcagaggcctgggtggccgggaccgctgcacgttattcctagtcagtctagtggtcaggtaccacacgtggaacgcacggtgtttagtatcgacgcagcgtaaaatcctcccggtggatgaggtggttaggaacattctgggtgacctggtgaaggtgcgctctctggagtatgagaggctgggcacggggagggcctctctcctttggagggggttctcctttagtgtcccttagtctgtcatctcctctcctggtgttgggctgatgctgcactgtagatttttgttttgtatctgaggttatagtgatgttgggcttgcaggcgccgaacctgggctttatgtggtttggattgatgatgttgagattttatttgtattctgtttttctttatgttatgttgttaatactgtatatattgtatatattgtatatagtggggtttgggattagtgttaggttgggaggggggtgatggtggtgggatttacgaacaagtgaccttggactctatgaccctgggcactggtctggactacttaacgcaaactttggacgttagaccagtgtctggggggaaggggagggtgcgggcgagggatttagtttagtgtagtgttgtgtgtatttgttattatatattggaaaaaaaaaaaaaaaaaaaaaaagggtgtgggatgtgatctgtgtggggtggtttgttattagagggtgtggggtgggtttatgtatattttatagtcatttatgttttatttgtgggtgtggcttttcttattgtttattggtttggtttaggttgtgataatcggttgggtgggggttgtggtaattggtgttcattacggtgtattttaagttattgtttttactaggtgtgaatgtggctggaccagcaggtaagagattgtatatattgtatgttatgttttgtttgtattgttatgttttttacttttatataaaataaaagatctacaggatgtaactcaggatcagtacaggataagtaatgtcatgtatgtacacagtgactgcaccagcagcagaatagtgagtgcagctatggggtataatacaggatgtaactcaggatcagtacaggataagtaatgtcatgtatgtacacagtgactgcaccagcagcagaatagtgagtgcagctctggggtataatacaggatataactcaggatcagtacaggataagtaatgtcatgtatgtacacagtgactgcaccagcagcagaatagtgagtgcagctctggggtataatacaggatgtaactcaggatcagtacaggataagtaatgtcatgtatgtacacagtgactgcaccagcagcagaatagtgagtgcagctctggagtataatacaggatgtaactcaggatcagtacaggataagtaatgtcatgtatgtacagtgactgcaccagcagcagaatagtgagtgcagctctggagtataatacaggatgtaactcaggatcagtacaggataagtaatgtcatgtatgtacagagtgactgcaccagcagcagaatagtgagtgcagctctggagtataatacaggatgtaactcaggatcagtacaggataagtaatgtcatgtatgtacagtgactgcaccagcagcagaatagtgagtgcagctatggagtataatacaggatgtaactcaggatcagtacagtataagtaatgtcatgtatgtacacagtgactgcaccagcagcaaaatagtgagtgcagctctggggtataatacaggatgtaactcaggatcagtacaggataagtaatgtcatgtatgtacagtgactgcaccagcagcagaatagtgagtgcagctctggagtataatacaggatgtaactcaggatcagtacaggataagtaatgtcatgtatgtacagtgactgcaccagcagcagaatagtgagtgcagctctggagtataatacaggatgtaactcaggatcagtacaggataagtaatgtcatgtatgtacagagactgcaccagcagcagaatagtgagtgcagctctggggtataatacaggatgtaactcaggatcagtacaggataagtaatgtcatgtatgtacacagtgactgcaccagcagcagaatagtgagtgcagctcgggggtataatacaggatgtaactcaggatcagtacaggataagtaatgtcatgtatgtacacagtgactgcaccagcagcagaatagtgtgtgcagctctggtgtataatacaggatgtaactcaggatcagtacaggataagtaatgtcatgtatgtacatagtgactgcaccagcagcagaatagtgagtgcagctctgggatataatacaggatgtaactcaggatcagtacaggataagtaatgtcatgtatgtacatagtgactgcaccagcagcagaatagtgagtgcagctctggggtataatacaggatgtaactcaggatcagtacaggataagtaatgtcatgtatgtacacagtgactgcaccagcagcagaatagtgagtgcagctctggggtataatacaggatgtaactcaggatcagtacaggataagtaatgtcatgtatgtacagtgactgcaccagcagcagaatagtgagtgcagctctggggtataatacaggatgtaactcaggatcagtacaggataagtaatgtcatgtatgtacacagtgactgcaccagcagcagaatagtgagtgcagctctggagtataatacaggatgtaactcaggatcagtacaggataagtaatgtcatgtatgtacatagtgactgcaccagcagcagaatagtgagtgcagctctggagtataatacaggatgtaactcaggatcagtacaggataagtaatgtcatgtatgtacacagtgactgcaccagcagcagaatagtgagtgcagctctggagtacaagtCATGTAATGTTACTGTTGGTGTTGTCCTCTTTCATGTTTTCTTTAAACTTGCGTGATTGCAGAGAATTAAAGATTTTTTATATGAAAACACAACACACGACATTCATtactcacctcttcatcctccaaTATGTCAAAGGTGTCATAATCCACCCTAGAAACCAACGGAAGGAAAAGCTAAAATTAGAATATTATAACATCAATGTCCTGCAAATAAGAGACTCGCTTCTCCCAACATTTCAACAACCTCTGAATACGGGGCGTGCCTTTCAGAgcagaattggggggggggggggcgataacTACAATAAGAAGCAGGTTTCTATGATGAGATATCACAAAGTTTTTTGGGTACTGATGAGTGGACCCCTTAAAATTTGTgtgcaaaaagttttaaaatcctgtTCAAGTCTTTGTAGCAAACTTGGAACCCAATCTGTAAGACGCGGGGTGCGGGGTGGAGGTGCCCCGGTGCGGGGTGGAGGCGCCCCGGTGCGGGGTTGCGTTTGGGGACCTGAAGCCGCGAGGTCCAGGTCGGCTGATTATTATCTGTGAGTTACTTGTAGTATTCCCGTGAAGCTTTCCCCATGGTCGGTGTGCACTACCCACCCGGCGTTGTTCAGGATCTCCAGGATCTGTCGGCTAAATCCGCACTTCGCCATCTGGAAAATAAAAGGCAAATTACAACCTAACACGAGagcgcgaccccccccccccccacacccccgtACACAATATTTGCGTCCTACCTGCTTGTTCCCCTTCATGAACAGGATGACCGGGGCTTTATTAATGAGAGCCTTCAGTCTGCAACACAAAGACACGGCATTACCTCTGCCTGGCGCCATCGTATCCGCGCTCCCAGGGGGCAGATACAATCAAACACTACAGAGATTCTCCAAAAGTAAGACTTATCAACATCTATACAATTATAGTCGCACCTTCATCTTTGTTATAATGACTCCCCAAACCCCGAATTCCAATGTGAATGTCTTGTGACTCCATAATCGCCAATTTCTCATGTCTAGCAATGGACCTTTCCTTACATGGGcccctctgtccatgtagctgcttgtagcacGATGTATCCGATGGCTCCCTCGTCCGCTCTGTCCATGCCGACAGGCTGGTGGGGAGCAGACTTTAagggttctggtgtcattttaaagaggagaatctcctttTTTATCATTGCATAAGGATTGTGTTTCAAGGTGCCATAAATACGGAAATATCCGCATCTAGTAATTTTCATACATCGCTTCCATTCCCAACAGTGGACATATCCATGTCTGTGGCACCTACAAACACAATCCTTATGCAAAATAAAATGGGAGATTCTCCTTGTTAAAATAATTCCATAACTATTAaagtctcccctcccccccccccaccagcttGTCAGCATAAAAAGGAGGAGGGAACTGACAGATACAATGTGCTACAAGCAGCTACAAGGACAAGAGGGGCTTATGATATAAATCCTGTAACAGTACAGgggctctttaaaatgacaccagaactgttggGACCAGCCtgtcagaaggaggaggaggaaacaaACAGATACAATGTGCTACAAGCAGCTCCAAGGACAAGAGGGGCTTATGATATGAATCCTATGATAATATAGGGGCAATTCGTGGCACCAGAACTATGCTCTAGACGCCACAGTCCAGAAGATATAGCTGTTTGCATCCAGGGCTTATTTTCGGGGTAGGTTTCATCTCCGGGGCAGGGAAGTTGTTACAGCTGCTTTCACATGGCACTGATAGAGTCCAGGTAGCAGGTCAGTCAAAGGGGTTTGTTATTACAAATAATCCAGGTTATTTCTGACATTCCACAAGATGGATATCCCGGATAGCTGCGGCCCCACCTCCGGAGACCTGAGGACCTCCAATGCGATTCCTCTTCTCATGGCGCCACCAGCAGGTCTCCCCATTCTCACATTACGAGCAGGTATGTGTAAGAGATAAGCTGCCCACCTACCTGTCCTCCAAGCTCTGGGCCTTGGGACACATGGTATCCAGCTCCCCCGATGCTTCCAGTTCCTAGTGGGGAGATCTCTGGTTAGTCTTATATCCCTGTAGCGCTATGACACCAGATGCCCATCCCGCAGCTCACCTTAATAACGTCCAGTCCTCCCATCAGCTCCCCTTTGACgtaaaactgggggtaggtgggCCAGTTGGAGAAGGTTTTCAGCCCCTGCCGAACCTCTTCATCCGAGAGAATATCAAAGCTGCTGAACTGGATCTTATGCTTGTGGAGGATATCCACTATCTGCCTGCTGAACCCTGGAAGACAAGACGCAGGGGTGTTATATAATAATAAGGAAGCCTCAGTTCCAGCACCACAGCTCTCTGGACTCTGATGGGGAGGACCAGAGCTGCAGTGCTGGAACTAAATGCTCATGAAGGCGTCTTGTATTGATTTTTCTATATTTGCCCCAATTCTACACATTTTTGTAAACCTTGTTTCTTTAGGAAGATAAAATCAGGCTTTTACTTGAAGGAACATCAACCACAGAAAGTATAGACAGGATGTAGTCACAGGATCTGTGGACGGGCAGATTTCTGATAACCAAAAGCAaacccagggatataacaagccgcgcacctgtgtgacatcacatgaccagggatatataatgagccgcgcacctgtgtgacatcacatgaccagggatatataatgagccgcgcacctgtgtgacatcacatgaccagggatataacgagccgcgcacctgtgtgacatcacatgaccagggatataacgagccgcgcacctgtgtgacatcacatgaccagggatatattacgagctgtgcacctgtgtgacatcacatgaccagggatatattacgagctgtgcacctgtgtgacatcacatgaccagggatatattacgagccgtgcacctgtgtgacatcacatgaccagggatatattacgagccgcgcacccgtgtgacatcacatgaccagggatatataatgagccgcgcacccgtgtgacatcacatgaccagggatataacgagccgtgcacctgtgtgacatcacatgaccagggatatagcaagccgtgcacctgtgtgacatcacatgaccagggatataacgagccgtgcacctgtgtgacatcacatgaccagggatataacgagccgttcacctgtgtgacatcacatgaccagggatataacgagccgtgcacctgtgtgacatcacatgaccagggatataacgagccgtgcacctgtgtgacatcacatgaccagggatataacaagccgtgcacctgtgtgacatcacatgaccagggatataacaagccgtgcacctgtgtgacatcacataaccagggatataacgagccatgcacctgtgtgacatcacatgaccagggatataacgagccgtgcacctgtgtgacatcacatgaccacggatataacgagccgtgcacctgtgtgacatcacatgaccagggatataacaagccgtgcacctgtgtgacatcacataaccagggatataacgagccatgcacctgtgtgacatcctatAGGAAAATTGCCTAACTACTCCAACAATAAataaaagtggacaatcccttcaaGGGGCAGATCAGTGGAAAATGCGCTGGATTTTCTTGTCAGGTAATAGATTCCCTCTGAATCGGGTCTTCCGTCACATTGATGGTTTCTCTGTGCAGATCTGCGTCTGCCGTGTTACACATGAAATTTACAACATTTGAGATAATGTTGATGCAGCTCTTCATGTGACTGGAGCAGAATCTTCATACAGATATAGGACTCCGGTTACCCCTGGCAGCGGTGAGCAATATGTTCTGCGTTATGTATCTGATCCTCGCGTGTAGAGCCGGGAGCGGGATGTGTCCATCACTGGGGGGCTCATTAGTAAACAGCTGAGGGGCGGATGTTTTTGGTTATTCAGTTTTCGATACATTAAATCCTTTCTACTGTCCGGGCGCCCACCGCAAAGCTTAGTGCGGGCTCGTGATGGCGGCGTGGAGCTTGGGAAGACTCATGGCCCAGGTTACAAAATGAAGGGTTAATGCGGCACCGTGAGAATGTTCTGCCCCGGGACAGAACCGCCGAGCACTTTCATTTTTGCATTGAAACGAAGGAAGATGAATAACGACTcgttacacagcacagcagaaaaAACAACATCATCTCCTTGGGTCTCGCGCTCCGACGCTGCGCATCTGAGGATTAGCTCCCTCTTACAGCgaatcaccagcttttaccccaatCAATTCTACTTTCTAAAATCCCTCCTTTTATTTAAACTTAAGCCCCTTTTacctatagaaaaaaaatctcctccaaattcaTGTGACAtttagcagagaagagtcatatttcatGAGACGTGTCAGACGCTGCAGGGGATCTTCGATTCTATCTACAAACAAGCTTTTGCGGtcacattaaagataagaatcttatcttttagatcacaccaggcttgtggttctgtgatctacagaagatAGATCCCGGAGATCACAGAGATCAGAGATCGAGGAGGTTTCAGGAACTGGAtcattatctgcagctcacatttccatctatgtctttaactgcctgtatctccagttctgtaggtcACAGAAGCTCATGTGATCTGAAAGACGAAATTGTTCTCTGTAATATGGCACCAGCAGGATGAGTCCAGGaactacagaacagaagatgaaTATGGGGACTATGTCTGGACACTGCAGCACTTCCCTCATGTTCCTCGTAGTCCCTTATCGAAGACTTTGTAATCTCCTGCTGTCTGTTATTGTGTTAACACCGAATGGGTATTGTCAAATGGAATATTGGTTTTATTTGCTGTACATTTGCTGCAATTCCGGTATGTTTGGGGGGTGGGTTGTATGTATAAGCGAGGGTTGGGGGCGGTAAAGGGACTTTGTCTGTACCTGTAATGAGAAAATAtgttcaataaaataaaatttgattaaaaaaaaaaaaaaaaaaaacacagcagatAGAGGAATCTGAAGAGCCTCTAAATTGACTCATCTCATCACAAATATGACTCGCTTTTTCACATGACGTACGTAAATTGGTGAGATGTcagataaaagagggaatttaagAGAGAACAGTTCATCCCCCACCTGATGGGGCTTAGTAGTTTAACAGCTGTCGTTAAGTATCCTTAAAGGCGTTCTCCTCTGTAGATGGGTGTAACTATAGGTTTCATCTGCAGAGTCAGCGCCACACGGGGACATCCAGTGTATGGGGAGGGAAGCTGTGCCCTCATCATCGGTGGAGGACATCGGGTCTAATACAAAGCTGCAGCCGTTTGACCCCTTAGATGTTGTGGTCAAGGCATCCAGGTGGTTATAGACACAGATAGGAGAATCAGTCCCACAGAAGTGCTCAGTGTAACGGCCCAGCACGCACCACCACTCAGTACAGAAGGATTTATGAGACAGTATCCCTGTGATTATTGGGGTCCGATGGGACAAAAACCCCTGCACTCTACATGGCACCGGATGGAGGCGACTGCAGCAGAACCACAACAGCCCCCATGTCATTGAATAAGATCCAATCCCTGCGCCATCAATGTGCAGCATGTACCTACCACATCGGGGCTCCTGGGGGGAGCCCTTCATGAAGAGCATGCAGGGGGCCGCGTTGATTAGCCTCTTCAGCCGCACGTTGAGGTCTTCCTTGGGAGCGCTGCTGGAGGGAGCCGGGAAGGAGGCGCTGGACGCGTGGCGTTGGACCCGCTTGGTAAGCTCCGGTGCGTGGGCCCCATCTAATCTGTCAATCTTCTGAGAGCTCTGAGACAGAGAGAGGAGATACCTGGTCACTTACACAGAACCGGCAAATTTACTCCCCGAGTACTGACCCAAACACATGAGCATCGTCCTATAATCCAGAGAACATGAGCACAAACCAAATCTGCGTCTATCGACCCAATGGAAACACTCCGGATCAGAGGCAGAATTATCAATGTACACAGAACCATTCCCAGTGATCGGCGGTACTGGGGAAGTAGAGCTCTGGTATCAGGCCCGATCAGACCTAACACAGGGCGATACTAGCACAAGGAGCCGACAGGTTCCCTCTAGTATAACTCAAGTCACTTTCTAAATAATAAACTCGTCAATATCTTAACCCTTTCACCCTAGAGGTAAACTTGGTGATTTGGACTTGGGCTACATGTGAGCAGGGAGTAGGGATTAGCTCCCTATATCCTATAATGGCCTCCCACAGTGTCCAGCGCTTCCCATAGACGATTCCCAGACACACAGGAagaagtcagagacagtcacggCCAACAGAGGGCGATCTACATCCAGCAAACAGGAAGGTGGGAGAACAGACCCTAGGACTGGACTGTGTGTATGGACCCAGGTCTGGTGTCACGCAGCACCAGAAAATACCACCAGTCCAGAAATGACAGACCGAATGAGTCCGGGGGCAGTTTCCCAATCTTGGGGTTAGCACTGAATCGCagcatcaccatctttctgtGTTTCTCTGTGCCACAAAACCCAAGAAATCCAAAGTTGCCATAAAGAAAGTGATTCCTCTACAGCTTTCCAGTCCAGGCTATAACAAACAACGGAGATCTCcagttctgtggcacctagaaacacaatcctgatgtcaTATTAAATGGGGAGATTTTccttttaatatgacaccagaacagTGTGTGAGAAGTCACATCTgaaggcagaggggggggggggcaatctggAGAAGTACACGCATCCTCTGAACCTGGGGAAGGGTTTGACACTTTGCATATACTTTGATACTttgttctgcgtaacaaattgcacttcgtagtggcggtatttaatatcccatgccatgtactgggaagcgggaaaaaaaattccaaatgcagtgaaaatggtgaaaaaaacgcatctgcgccattttcttgtgggcttggatattacggctttcactgagcgccccaaatgacatgtctactttattctttgggtcggagcgatcacgtggataccaaatttgtatcggttttataatgttttcatacatttacaaaaattaaaacctcctgtacaaaatttttttttttttattttgccatcttctggcgcaaagaactttttttatactttgttgtacggagctgtgggtggtgtcattttttgcaacatttgataatatttacaATGATAtcatcgactttgggcgctattttccgttacggggttaagcgcattgaaaaaacgttaatatattttgatagatcgggcattttcggacgtgtcgatacctaatgtgtttatgatttttactgtttatttatatttatgtcagttctagggaaaggggggtgatttgaatttttagggtttttttatttatttttttttttttactctttttcagactccctagggcagtgatggcgaacctatggcacaggtgccagaggtggcactcagagccctctctatgggcacccgcgccatcaccccagcgcagagttcgccagacaggactcaaggccttctgcagtcccaggcagcccagaaccctagaaggaagctacaatgataaccaaacttcttctccttatttctactgtattggtgtccccaggtgcctatacaatttaaacatgtaacagagcagggagtaataagttactgtttaaattgtcgaatcggcactttgcaaaaGATATTTGGGTttcggtcgtagtttgggcactcggcatctaataggtttgccatcactgccctagggtactttgaccctaggttgtctgatcgagcctatgtaattggaccaaggattatccataaagcttcattacagacatattacagctgatcactgcagtctgggaccatagtaacatccagagaggtcaccaggggtcacagggggcagaggggtccgtctgtaactatgggttgtctgtaagtcgggtgtccttaagtaggggaccgcctgtactgccatactacagtatatggggattttcctgctcattcattacaatgtgctatcagtacattgtaatgaagcggttaaaacgaaatagcctaccatggagacggatcgccgctccccgatgacgtcacgggcagcgacgatcctaggcaagatggcggcgcccatgcaccgccatct
Proteins encoded in this region:
- the GLRX3 gene encoding glutaredoxin-3, producing MAAVLDAGSAGHFQELLQKSEKSLLVVHFWAPWAPQCAQMNEVMAELAKVQPEVTFVKLEAEAVPEVSEKYEISSVPTFLFFKSSQKIDRLDGAHAPELTKRVQRHASSASFPAPSSSAPKEDLNVRLKRLINAAPCMLFMKGSPQEPRCGFSRQIVDILHKHKIQFSSFDILSDEEVRQGLKTFSNWPTYPQFYVKGELMGGLDVIKELEASGELDTMCPKAQSLEDRLKALINKAPVILFMKGNKQMAKCGFSRQILEILNNAGVDYDTFDILEDEEVRQGLKTFSNWPTYPQLYVRGELIGGLDIVKEMKESGDLVSVLQGGH